The Meiothermus ruber DSM 1279 genome includes the window GAAAGGGCCTTCGGGCCGGGTGCTGATCGTCAAGACCAGCAAGTGGCAGGGCTGGTGGGGGGTGCCGGGGGGCAAGGTTGAGTGGGGCGAACCCCTCGAGGCCGCTTTGCAGAGGGAGTTTCGCGAAGAGGTGGGCCTCGAGCTCGCCAACATCCGCTTTGCTCTGCTGCTGGAGGGGGTGTTCGACCCCCAGTTTTACAAACCCATGCACTTTCTGTTCGTCAACTACTTTGCCGAAAGCCCGGATGAGACCGTCTGTCCCAACCAGGAAATCCTCGAGTGGGCCTGGGTCACCCCAGAGGAGGCGCTCCGGTATCCCCTGAACAATATCACCCGTGCTCTGCTGGGGGCCTATACGGGAAGGGGGGCCATATGAGCCGGGTGGCCCTGGTGACCGGCTCGGCCAGGGGCATCGGGCGGGCCATTGTGCTGGCACTGGCGCGGCAGGGGTTCGATGTGGCGGTACATTATCACACCAGCGCCCTCGAGGCCGAGCAAACCCGCCAGGAGGCCCTTCGGCACGGGGTGCGGGCCATCCGGGTGCAGGCCGATGTCACACGGGTCAAGGAAGCCCAGGGGCTCATCGAGGAGGTGGCCGGGCAGCTCGGGGGCTTGCAGGTACTGGTCAACAACGTGGGCAACTACCTCAAGAAGCCCATCGAAGCAACCACCCCCGAGGAATGGCACGCCATGCTGGACTCCAACCTGAATGCGCCTTTTTACCTGACCCAGGCCGCCCTCCCCTACCTGGGCCAGACCGGCTATGGGCGGGTGGTGAACATCGGCTTCGCCGGCGCACAGAACCTGCTGGCCCGCCCGGAGATTACCCCCTACGTCATCGCCAAAACCGGCCTGATTCTGTACAGCAAGGCCCTGGCCCAGCGCCTGGCCCCCAGGGGCATCACGGTGAATGTGGTCGCGCCGGGGGTGGCCGAGAACTCCGTCTCCAAGCCTCTGAAAGAAATTCCCATGGGCCGGCTGGCACATCTGGAAGAGCTGGCTCGAGCGGTGCTGTTCTTTGTGGATGAGCAAAACGGCTACATTACCGGACAGGTCATGGAGGTTTCGGGGGGATGGAATCTTTGACACTCCCACGGATAAGCACTCTTACATGCAGCACAGGTTTTTATAGCTCTTCTGTTATCGGAGAACGATCTTGCCGAAACTAGCGTCCAGGTTACGTTCAGTTTGTGTATAAGGTGGCATGCTGTGTAGGTGCAGTTGGACTAGACTGCAATTGGTGCTTGGGCTCGTGTGAAGGGAAGCAGCCCAGGACACCACGCAATAGATTCCCTTCTCATATGCACTCGTCAGACTGCTCGAGGTTGCTGACGAAGAAGGAGACGCCCTTGCTTAGCTTCGACAATAAGCAAATCCTCGATACACCCCCCCTCAAAATCGAAAAAAACGGTGGCAAAAAAGCCTACCTGTTCCGCAACACCGACGGCGCGGAACCCGTCATCGCCCGCCACTACGACCACCAGTTCCGGCCCGACGCGGCCTACAAAGCCAGCCTCCCCGACATGACCGAGACCGTGGACTCGGTGGAGGGGGCCAACGTCGCCATCCAGCAGGTGGGCATCTCGGGCTTCCGGCTCCCGCTCAAGTTCGCCACCCCAGCCGGCGAGGCCCTGACCCTCGAGGCCCGCGTCACCGGGACGGTCTCGCTCCAGGCCAACCTCAAGGGCATCAACATGAGCCGCATCATCCGCACCTTTTATGCCCACAAAGACGAGGTTTTTAGCCTGGACACCCTGGCCCAGGTGGTGCACGACTACCGCCGCGACCTCGAGAGCATGAGCGCCCGGGTCAAGGTGGCCTTCAACTACCCCCTGCTGGTCTCAGCCCTGCGCTCCGGCCTCGAGGGCTACCAGTACTACAGCGGCAGCTACGAGGCGGTACTGGAAGAAAACGGCACCCTGCGGCGCTTTGTCGAGCTCGACTTCGTCTACTCCTCGGCCTGCCCCTGCTCCGCCGAGCTGGCCGAGCACGCCCGCGATGTCCGGGGGGTGTACGCCATCCCCCACAGCCAGCGCTCCAAGGCCCGCATCAAGGTGGAGGTCGCTCCGGACACCTCGCTGCACCTGGAAGACCTGATCCATCACGCCCGCGCGGCCCTCAAAACCGAGACCCAGGTGATGGTCAAGCGCGAGGACGAACAGGCCTTTGCCGAGCTGAACGGGGCCTACGTGAAGTTTGTGGAGGACGCCGCCCGGCTGCTCTACGAGCAGCTCATCGCCGACCGGCGCATCCACGACTTCCAGGTGGCCTGCTCGCACCTCGAGAGCCTGCACTCCCACGACGCGGTCTCGGTCATCGCCAAGGGCGTACCCGGCGGCTTCCGCGCCGATTTCAACGACTTCAGCACCCTCCTGTGCTAGGCCCCCTGAGCCTTGGTTCTGGCCTCCTGGGCCGCCTGCTCGAGGGCGTTCCAGGCCAGGGTGGCGCACTTGACCCGGGCCGCCAGCTTGTGCACCCCCGACAAAGCCGCCAGATCG containing:
- a CDS encoding NUDIX domain-containing protein encodes the protein MEPKYPIPTVGALVKGPSGRVLIVKTSKWQGWWGVPGGKVEWGEPLEAALQREFREEVGLELANIRFALLLEGVFDPQFYKPMHFLFVNYFAESPDETVCPNQEILEWAWVTPEEALRYPLNNITRALLGAYTGRGAI
- the tmpR gene encoding bifunctional dihydropteridine reductase/dihydrofolate reductase TmpR, whose amino-acid sequence is MSRVALVTGSARGIGRAIVLALARQGFDVAVHYHTSALEAEQTRQEALRHGVRAIRVQADVTRVKEAQGLIEEVAGQLGGLQVLVNNVGNYLKKPIEATTPEEWHAMLDSNLNAPFYLTQAALPYLGQTGYGRVVNIGFAGAQNLLARPEITPYVIAKTGLILYSKALAQRLAPRGITVNVVAPGVAENSVSKPLKEIPMGRLAHLEELARAVLFFVDEQNGYITGQVMEVSGGWNL
- the folE2 gene encoding GTP cyclohydrolase FolE2, with amino-acid sequence MLSFDNKQILDTPPLKIEKNGGKKAYLFRNTDGAEPVIARHYDHQFRPDAAYKASLPDMTETVDSVEGANVAIQQVGISGFRLPLKFATPAGEALTLEARVTGTVSLQANLKGINMSRIIRTFYAHKDEVFSLDTLAQVVHDYRRDLESMSARVKVAFNYPLLVSALRSGLEGYQYYSGSYEAVLEENGTLRRFVELDFVYSSACPCSAELAEHARDVRGVYAIPHSQRSKARIKVEVAPDTSLHLEDLIHHARAALKTETQVMVKREDEQAFAELNGAYVKFVEDAARLLYEQLIADRRIHDFQVACSHLESLHSHDAVSVIAKGVPGGFRADFNDFSTLLC